TTTAACAATCTAGAGGTCgaaacataatattgaaaagtttgagttttttttttaaaaatgctGATTAAACCGAAAAATCCGGTTTTTCCCGGTCAAACTCAGTTTTTGACCGAATTATTACTTACCCGGTTTTTTAGCATAACTCGGACCGGCCACTTGGCCGGTTCCCGGTTTGACCGGTCGATCCGGTCCGAATTTTAAAACACAGCTTCCAAGACTCTTATCTTGTCTTGGTTTGTTTGGTGGATACTTTATAATGCAAGGGGCTCCGAGCCTAATGCATCCTGCCGCACCACTACATGATGGAAAAGTGATGATGTCTACTTACTGGGGTCCACCAAACCTATTTCAATACAACCAATCGTTTGAATCAGAATGGATCTTCCGTCACATTTATTTCCTGTATCAATCTTTGTCCGACCTTTATTAATTCAGTTGGGTTTTGCGTAGAAGATCAATTTATTAATCCAGTTGCTCCCAAGAAGTGCAGAAGGAGAAAATAgtataaaattattaaaatgaTGCAAACACTGAAAGATACCAAGCCAAATACTATGATGCCTTGGCCATATACCGAATCCACCAGTAGATATTAACAAAAAGCCAttacaaaaatgcattatttgttTTGCTATTTACCCGTATGAAATTCTAATCATGTATTTCCTTTGAGGACAATAGGATGGAATTAATTTAGGTACAAAAGGAAGAGTACAAGGCATATAGAtgttttttttgataataaatagaataattttattaatcatgAGATCCAATCTGCAACAAGTGCAGAACAAATAAAAGGTGGAGGAGAGTTTCTCTATATATAAGAATCTAAAAGATTAACAGCATACTTAGCAAGGGTATGAGTAGGAACATTAAACGACCTAGAAATCCATGAAACTTCCCAACACATGAAGTCTTGACATAAGACAATGGTATCATCAATCAACAAACCACATGATGAATCGTTAGATTCCAAACGGTCCAGCATTTTGATGACTTTTTGTGAATCTCCTTCCAAAACAATCTTATTGAAACCCAAATCATGTAGTAATTGAATAGCATGTTTGGCCGCATATGATTCTACCACATTTGGTTCCAGTATTCCaagattttttttggaaaggcCAGCAATGAAACTTCCTTTATCATCTCGGATAATAACACCAACCCCTGATGATTTATCATCCATAAACACAGCTCCATCAAAGTTTGCCTTAACAAAACCTGCATTGGGTCGTATCCAATGACCTATTGATAACCTTGATTTAAGAGAGATAGGCTTATTGAACTTATCTTTGGAATTTGCTTCATTGAATTGATTTAGGAATGCTATGGACAGGGAGATCAAGCTAAGAGGATCTCTGTAGGGCCCATCAAAGATTGCTCCATTCCGATTATTCCATAAATTCCAAAGAATAACACCAACCAATTCCATCTCTTTGCTTGATAGTCGCAAAAGAAGGTTGGGAAGCCAAGATGTAATCTGATCAGCCGATTGCAGTTGAACTTTCTGGCTTAAGAAACTAAGTGCCCACGATTGCACAGCTACAGGACAAGTTAAGAAAGTATGATCAATATCATCAACTCGAGTGAGACACAAAGGGCAAGAGGTATCTAAATGGAGCCCTTTAGTATTGAGCTTTGTGCTGGTTGGCAGTATATCTTTACATGCCCTTCataagaaaattttaattttcttaggAAGATTCAAGTGCCAAAGCTGAGACCAAACACTTTGCTTTAGAGTACTACTACTTGATGGAAAATTCTCCCAATTAGAAGATCACTGCTTGATCAAGTGATACCCACTCTTCACAGTAAAAGATCCATTCTTTAAAAAGTGTCAGATTAGCT
The Coffea eugenioides isolate CCC68of unplaced genomic scaffold, Ceug_1.0 ScVebR1_1677;HRSCAF=2570, whole genome shotgun sequence DNA segment above includes these coding regions:
- the LOC113755740 gene encoding uncharacterized protein LOC113755740, which encodes MELVGVILWNLWNNRNGAIFDGPYRDPLSLISLSIAFLNQFNEANSKDKFNKPISLKSRLSIGHWIRPNAGFVKANFDGAVFMDDKSSGVGVIIRDDKGSFIAGLSKKNLGILEPNVVESYAAKHAIQLLHDLGFNKIVLEGDSQKVIKMLDRLESNDSSCGLLIDDTIVLCQDFMCWEVSWISRSFNVPTHTLAKYAVNLLDSYI